Part of the Ursus arctos isolate Adak ecotype North America unplaced genomic scaffold, UrsArc2.0 scaffold_4, whole genome shotgun sequence genome, TAGTATTAAATTTCTGAAAGACATACAAGATGCAGGAATATCCAAGTATGCAAGGAGATTTTTATTTGCTCTGTTGTAGGAAAAATTATCTACTAAATTATAGGGGCTTTTTTCCTCTCCTGCACACGGTCCAATTATAGTTCCTTCTTATCAGATTAAAGTACAACCTGAGAGTTATGATATTAATTGGAATCAAAATTTTAACAGTAAGTGTGATTTCTAGAGTTGAATGGGCTATAGATATTACATTCTGCTTCTCTGATACTTAATCAGCATCACTTATGaagcaatatttaaaatgatgtgGTGAAATTGGTTCATTGATAAAGCAGACCTGCACCAGCAAGCATTGCCAACTTTAGAGTAATTTTTCTGGGCTGGTAATGGGTATTGAGTGAGGACTAATATAATCCTAAAAAGGAATGGTCTATAAAGAGGAGGCAAATTACTTGCATAGAGGTGTATGTATAGAATAAATATTCTTCATGTCCCCAAACTCTGGATACTCAGATAGTTGAATTCAGTCTGGTAACAGGAAATGGCATAATAGGATTCAGGTAAAACCCCAGtaatgaaaatgtgaaaagaaagtaTTGTCAGCATTAAAAATACCTACAAATTAGctcaaatgttaatatttatatacataatgaGGTCACATTTCAATATTAACTGATGAACCAACACAGAGGTTCTTGCTATCATAGTATCAATTTGTAAGTCTCTGAAGTGACAGTGTTTCCTCAGGGAGGTAAGACTTGTCATAACACACAATATTCCTGAATGAAGTAATCATCAAGATTTTAAAAGGACTAATTTAGACTTTTCTTCCTGTATGCAGCCGTACATAGGTGAAAACACTGTGTGATTCTGTTCTGCCCAGTGATCATTTCTGACATTTCAGACAGTAGCTTGTACAGTTCAGATTTATTGTTTAGAGAAAGATCAGAGCACGACAATGCTAATCTCACTTGCTTTCTTCCCTAAGCATAACTTTGAAAATCCAGACAGGAAGAATAGATTGAGAAACGCTCACTTTTAAGGACTGTTCCAAAGTctaaattttttcataaaattagaTTTGGGAAGTATCTATGATAATGAGCTAGGTATCACCCAAGAAATAAAGATGTAGTGAGTTGGGAGATAAAAGGAAAATCCGAGGGAAATAATTGGTGCTTGCTGAGATGGTGTTCTGTGACTCACATTCTCGGGGTGAGGGGGGCTGATCTGGGAATGAGATGGGGTGACAATCAAATGCCCATTGACATTTGGAGAAATATGGCAAAAAGAACCTTCCAGAGGGACCAATGATAGCTTTCAAAAATCTTACATTGAACCCATACTGCATGTCATCAGAAGTTTAAAATAGTACCCTTCAGCCTTCTTGTGGACTTTACTTCAGCTACGTGCTGGAGTATATCAATTACTCAAATACCAGTTTTTCCATATTCTTAATTATCCTAAACATGGGGGTCAAGAGAATTTACTCAGAAATTAGCAGAGGGAGATAGCAAGAGAGACGGAACCAGCAGACTTGACAGAAACCttgtgaaattaaaaagcaaatgttcTAGGTGAAATCATGCTTCCATGTCTAGCCTGGGGACTGGatataaacacagaaataaaaactgatagTGGCACCAAGAGATAACCAGAAAGTCAAAGAAGATCAAACATCTCAAAGGAATATTGCAGGGACAGAGCTCAATTGTAACATGACACCATTTTAATGCCCCATCACACAAATATCTATACATTTAGATGCACTCAAGGAAGGATGGTGGTAAGGTTGGGCAAATCTTAAATTGATGGGGTTTAAATCAGAAACAATGAGGGTCGCCTGGGTAGCTgtgtcagttgagcctctgattcttggtttggctcaggttttgaactcagggttgtgagatggagccctgagttgggctccaaactcagtgcagagtctgcttgagattccttcctcctcgctctctgctcctctccccacttgtgtgttctgactctaaaataaaataataaataaatcttaaaggaattaaaataaattagaaacaaccAAGACGATCTTGAAATGTTGAAATGTCTAATTATACGGAATTAAATAGATTAGATTTTTCGGaggttaaaaaggaaaacaaagtgatTACGAGTTTGTATTCATGGGTTAGGGGATTGGAAATACTTCATCTATGTTCCCACAACTTTTTCTAAATAGACTCAGCATGTTGATTTTCCACGTGAAGTCAGCGTCAGTGGCTGGCTAGCCTGGACCAGAGTTGTAACCTGACAATTGCCTTTTGGGAATTTAGATGTGACCTCAGAGCATCAAGAAAAGATGTAGAAgggggaaattttctttttcatatgggTCCTCCTTGATCCAGAAGTTAGTCATTAAAATCATGACAATGTTCTATTATATAAGAAGATGGAAAAGCTGGTATTTTGGTAACTGATATATCCCAGAACCTTCCGTATAGCAAGGTCTCAATAAatctatgttgaataaataaatgaaaagtaattctttcattttgtcacgttaaaatcatttaattctaaaaagtaaataaaatcatttaattctACTTACATTCTATAACTTCAGGTTTTGCAatggtgaaaaaaaaaggaattattgtAGACAAGCCATACCTACAGCTCAACAATCATACCTTATGTCtctatataatatagtattgtcCTCATTGTTGAACACTTTCCTCACCTCAAGAAAGAGAAGTTGAATGTAGCTCACTGACAATGGAGGATCTTCAAATCTTACATGACGTTTGATTACTTGCCTGGAACTTTGTGTTATGGCATCTTTATGAGTGAACATATGGGAGTGAATAACTCTTTCTGAAGATAACTACTCTTGAAGTTGACATTCTGTGTTGAGTTTTTCAACTCCATTGGAACTTTAACTTGGAGATATAAACTCACTTTTATTTGACACCTTCATTTCCTCATTACCTCTATCCTAACTATAGTGTCCCCCACAATGCTATTAAAACTGCTTCctcaaaatttatttactttaaatttgtCTCTCATGTTTGTGAGCAATTTCATTGGCTGAAGGTTCACGTGCCCTTACACTCTTTTAGTCTAACTGGAGCGCTCATGCTCCAAGCTTTTAAAGGGGACTGACTGTAAATGTTAAATAGAATTCTTCTTTATATGTGACACTGATAATTCTGTTGTTTTCCTGTTGGGGCTGATAAGCCCAATCTCTGATGGTAACATAGTCTATGAGCTTGGCAACATGCTAGGCTGTTTCTCGAATGAATTAcgaatttgtttttgctttttgttattttgaagatttagcacagttttctctttcctgtatGCTTTCTCCCATAAGTATGGCTTCCTAAATtgattttattatgatatatgtttatattttacatataatgtgTGCATCTTCTCTGTGTATTTTCACTTGGAAGTATTTTCCACTTTTAAATCACTAAGTTATAGTAGATGTCATTTGTTTCCAACTTTCAGGAGACATTTtattcttcagaatttttttcaagaCACTTATTACTTCCTTATTTCTCAGGCTATAAATAAAAGGATTTAGTAAGGGAACTACTATTGTAAACAAAATAGCAGCTGGTATATCTTTATCGCCTTCTTCAAGCAAATTTGGTCTAATGTACATGAAAAAAAGAGATCCATAGAATaatgaaacagataaaaagtGGGATGCACAGGTAGAAAAGGCTTTGACCCTTCCttctttggatttcattttgaaaatagtaaAGAGAATGTAGAAGTAAGATATTAAGACACTGCCTATGGTGAAGACTTGAATTGAGCCTGAAAAGATAAATAGTACCAGTTCATTGACATATGGGTCAACACAGGAGAGTCTGTATAAAGGGAGAATGTCACAATAAAAGTGGTTAATGTGATTGGATCCACAGAAGGCTAACCTAAACAGAAGCCCCACGTGAATCATGGAATGCAGGTTTCCAGCTATGAAGGCCCCTGTGGTCATCTGAATGCAGAGTTTCTTTGACATCATGGTGTGGTACTGCAGTGGGCTGCAtatggccacatagcgatcataGGCCATTGCTGCCAGAAGAAAGCAGTCTGCAGTTTCAACagtgcaaagaaaataaaattgtgccATACATTCATAGAGGGAAACCATTCTGTTCTCAGAAATGAAGTTCCCTAACATCTTAGGAGTAATGGCACAGGCGCAGCAAGAATCCACAATAGCCAAGTTGCCCAGAAAGATGTACATTGGCGTGTGAAGATGATGCTCTTTTGAAATCACTATCACCAGGCCAAGATTCCCCACCATGGTGATCAGGTAGATGGCAAAGAACACCACAAACAGAAGGGTCTTCAATTCTGGGTGATCTGTAAATCCTGTGAGGATAAACTCACTTTTCATGGTATGATTTTCTTCAGCCATTCCTGCCTTCTCTGTTGAGAAAAAAATTGTGGAGTAGTGAGGTACTAATTTATAATATGCCCAATTTGACTGCTAAACTAACTGATTCAGAAGGACGAGGAGCACATTCTACAAGGCTTTCATAGGTTATGCGGATTTGGCACATGCCCAATTCTGGGGTAGTATCAGTGTCCCGAAGCTATTACATATGCAGCTACTCTTAACATTCTTCCAgcatattttcaagaaaaatatcaGATTACATGCACAGGGATGGCTACTGAGGTCTTGAGAGGAATATTCAGTGCAAAAATCTTCTCTATATGGTTCAGGTAAAGCTGATTCATAATTTAAGTGTCAGCATTAGCATCAGTGTTCCCAGACAATTTCAGTGATTGTATATGTACTGATTAACaatgatgttgagaaaactgTTTCATACACTCATGTTCAAAGCAGCAGTATTTCCAATAGtgaaagctggaaacaacccaaatgtccattgatgaatggatgaacaaaatgtggtatatatgtacaacaAAATGTTATTCAACCTTAGAAAGGAATggaattctgacacatgttaAAATATGGGAGAACCTTGAAGATGTCACACTAAGTGAAATACAgtagacacaaaaggacaaatattgtatgattccaatgACATGACTTAAAAtcatcaaattcatagagataggaAGTAGAATGATAGTTGTCagcaggagggaggaaatgggTGGTTATTGTTTAACATGTACGGACTTTCATTTTGGTGTGGTGAATATATTCTGAAATAGTGATGATGGTTACAAAACAATATAgtgtatttaatgccactaaactatatactaaaatatggtgtaaattttaagttatgtgtattttattataaaaatttttttaaaagactattttcaTTTACAAATTCTTAGCAATTTGCTATCATTAATGAgaacaaaatatacatttaaaaataaaatgctctttgGGAATAAGTAGTGCTCTTTACCAGGTACTTAAAACTCTGGGGGTTGGGAAGGGAAAATGATGTGGATGGAAGcagacaggagagagaggaagagggaaaagaaaaatcaggctgTATGTAAAATCTTCCAGGTCACTTATAATACTATTTCTGCATGAAATGTAAAGTTATTCATATATGCATAAGAAATTTAAATGCTATCAGaagattaacataacataataaaaaaattttaaaaaaagaaattgcagaaaTCTTAAGggttaaaaatagataaatttaatTCTATAACTATATTTCAAACACATCATGAGTAAAAGCAAGTGTCTAATGCAAACTGGCAAATTACTGCAATAAATATGATGATGTTTCCATAGTTGTATCCTAGATATAGCTTATAGAAACCAACAGGAATAAtcactagaaaaaagaaaaaggaaaggaacagaaaaatatcaaaggaaatacaattttaacaaaataaaattttgttttatttcattactaATCAGAGAGCATTTTAAGTTATGAGGGCAATTTACCTTGCTTATCAagatagaattattttattttatttttatttttttaaagattttatttatttatttgacagagagacagacaggcagcgAGAaggggaacacagcaagggggagtgggagaggaaaaagcaggctcccagcagctcccagtgcagcagggagcccaatgtggggctcaatcccaggaccctgggatcatgccctgggctgaagccagacgcttaacaactgagccacccaggggccccaagatagaatatttttaaaaaagaaactacgATAATAGTGTTGTCTAAAATACAGTGAGATGGGAACCCAAAGCCCTGCCTAGTAGAAGTATAAATTGGTGCAAtcattggaaaataatttggtagGAAGTTAATGGAATTCTTAACTGTTCATACCCTGTGACCAGTAGCTACAAATCTCGcaga contains:
- the LOC113256299 gene encoding olfactory receptor 5K1, with the protein product MAEENHTMKSEFILTGFTDHPELKTLLFVVFFAIYLITMVGNLGLVIVISKEHHLHTPMYIFLGNLAIVDSCCACAITPKMLGNFISENRMVSLYECMAQFYFLCTVETADCFLLAAMAYDRYVAICSPLQYHTMMSKKLCIQMTTGAFIAGNLHSMIHVGLLFRLAFCGSNHINHFYCDILPLYRLSCVDPYVNELVLFIFSGSIQVFTIGSVLISYFYILFTIFKMKSKEGRVKAFSTCASHFLSVSLFYGSLFFMYIRPNLLEEGDKDIPAAILFTIVVPLLNPFIYSLRNKEVISVLKKILKNKMSPESWKQMTSTIT